A region of Vigna radiata var. radiata cultivar VC1973A chromosome 6, Vradiata_ver6, whole genome shotgun sequence DNA encodes the following proteins:
- the LOC106763581 gene encoding uncharacterized protein LOC106763581 has protein sequence MGKVFSHRVMLLVLFLAPFTLIPSTLAQQQETKPDPLAMNMGTKPFTQRKLLGYVPEAKKAALQKLEDVLLEPPRAASGKSRVYLKRTKYLPDLMGDSLEGYPRRVFIDVGQKDDGSGSDWFRKRYPTRNTNFEIYKIEAVAEGGPQIEISDWLRKNVKEEEYVVMKAEAEMVEEMMWSKTITLVDELFLECKPQQGSAKSKNRRAYWECLALYGKLRDEGVAVHQWWG, from the coding sequence ATGGGAAAGGTTTTCTCTCACCGCGTGATGCTTTTGGTGTTGTTTCTAGCTCCCTTTACCTTGATACCTTCGACTTTAGCACAACAACAAGAAACCAAACCCGACCCTCTTGCCATGAACATGGGAACAAAGCCCTTCACGCAGAGAAAACTATTAGGGTACGTGCCAGAAGCGAAAAAAGCTGCGTTGCAAAAGCTAGAGGACGTGCTTCTGGAACCCCCACGTGCGGCTTCGGGGAAATCGAGGGTGTACTTGAAGCGTACCAAGTATTTGCCTGATCTGATGGGTGATTCGCTGGAGGGTTACCCTCGCCGCGTTTTCATCGATGTGGGGCAAAAGGATGATGGGAGCGGCTCCGACTGGTTTAGGAAGAGGTATCCTACGAGGAACACGAACTTCGAGATCTATAAGATAGAGGCTGTGGCTGAGGGTGGCCCACAGATAGAGATATCGGACTGGTTGAGGAAGAACGTGAAGGAGGAAGAGTATGTGGTGATGAAAGCTGAGGCTGAGATGGTGGAGGAGATGATGTGGAGTAAGACCATAACGTTGGTGGATGAGCTTTTCTTGGAGTGCAAGCCACAGCAAGGGAGTGCAAAGAGCAAGAACAGAAGGGCTTATTGGGAGTGTTTGGCTCTGTATGGAAAGTTGAGAGATGAAGGTGTGGCTGTGCATCAGTGGTGGGGTTGA